The following coding sequences are from one Culex quinquefasciatus strain JHB chromosome 1, VPISU_Cqui_1.0_pri_paternal, whole genome shotgun sequence window:
- the LOC6049183 gene encoding uncharacterized protein LOC6049183, which translates to MDLRSGRYTGHWMTNLGEPAFPTELWELIFGFLPGNAICRLRLVCRRWRDIVGSCPALLNRLRMTLERIEESESFLMDENFVVPPLPPVSQVLLDNWDILSVDWWVELGLKLREITLFRCTVFMETLLEMVQRSPNLKSLRLRTVWLKANGPFAASFRQEGMRQLTMDSIHYDGLTDLTAIHTFVTIFPRLCDFRLRVPTCLMALVWLIRRLQDTLESLEAIPERVEDSLLPEVGRLQDVLRLKRLSFDARDPFGKEDWEGLYRAQPLLEELVIDVDRSSIMSDIARTTPTIKALSLYLVGSISMSFLSEFPKLRYLEINGYTSDRYDPLPLGEQQTEPIRCPALRTFRLFQMTLVGFFNFFALCPQVESILLDDVKLVHAPSTMTFANLRHLDVSACFSVKPTLLHIFAHSPLLEHVRLTHMADIDDEVMRVLCQRATRLRKLELDQCVALSDISGEYIIEHCAAMEELRLYLNRLSPAMMQRLQRTRNIRVWFSYNVPPLEIMEF; encoded by the exons ATGGATCTTCGTTCCGGCCGCTACACCGGTCATTGGATGACCAACCTCGGCGAGCCGGCCTTCCCGACGGAGCTGTGGGAGCTCATCTTCGGCTTTCTGCCGGGGAATGCAATCTGCCGGCTTCGGCTGGTGTGCCGGCGCTGGCGGGACATTGTCGGATCCTGTCCGGCGCTGCTGAACCGGCTGCGGATGACGCTGGAGCGAATCGAGGAGTCGGAGAGCTTTCTGATGGATGAGAACTTTGTGGTGCCGCCGCTGCCTCCGGTATCGCAAGTTCTGCTGGACAACTGGGACATTTTGTCCGTTGATTGGTGGGTGGAGCTGGGTTTGAAGCTGCGGGAGATTACGCTGTTTCGATGCACGGTGTTCATGGAGACCTTGCTGGAAATGGTGCAACGATCGCCAAACTTGAAAAGTTTGCGGCTGAGGACGGTGTGGCTCAAGGCAAACGGTCCGTTTGCGGCCAGCTTCCGGCAGGAAGGGATGCGCCAGCTTACCATGGACAGCATCCATTATGATGGCTTAACGGATTTGACCGCGATTCACACGTTTGTCACGATCTTTCCCCGGTTGTGTGACTTCCGGCTGCGCGTTCCGACGTGCTTGATGGCGCTGGTTTGGCTGATCCGTCGCCTTCAGGACACGTTGGAGAGTCTTGAGGCGATTCCGGAACGTGTCGAGGACAGTCTGTTGCCCGAAGTCGGTAGATTGCAAGATGTGCTTCGGCTGAAGCGATTGTCGTTTGATGCTCGGGACCCGTTTGGCAAGGAAGATTGGGAAGGGTTATACCGTGCGCAGCCACTGCTCGAAGAACTGGTCATCGATGTGGACAGGAGTTCG ATTATGTCCGATATTGCAAGAACTACGCCAACGATCAAAGCCCTTTCACTCTACCTGGTCGGGTCGATCTCGATGAGCTTTCTGAGCGAATTTCCGAAGTTGCGGTATCTCGAAATCAACGGATACACCTCCGACCGGTACGATCCACTCCCGCTAGGAGAACAGCAGACTGAACCGATTCGCTGTCCCGCTCTTCGCACGTTCCGCCTATTCCAGATGACCTTGGTGGGCTTTTTCAACTTCTTTGCCCTCTGTCCCCAAGTCGAGTCCATCTTGCTCGACGACGTTAAGCTGGTACACGCACCTTCCACGATGACCTTCGCCAACCTGCGTCACCTGGACGTTTCCGCGTGCTTCTCGGTGAAGCCGACTCTGCTGCACATCTTCGCGCACAGTCCACTGCTGGAGCACGTGCGCCTAACCCACATGGCGGATATCGACGACGAGGTCATGCGGGTGCTCTGCCAACGGGCAACCCGACTCCGCAAGCTAGAGCTTGACCAGTGTGTCGCGCTTTCCGACATTTCCGGTGAGTACATCATTGAACACTGTGCCGCAATGGAGGAACTGCGCCTCTACCTGAACCGTTTGTCGCCGGCGATGATGCAGCGGCTGCAGcgaacccggaacatccgggtATGGTTCAGTTATAACGTACCTCCGCTTGAAATCATGGAATTTTGA